A window of the Roseovarius sp. S88 genome harbors these coding sequences:
- a CDS encoding DMT family transporter: MTTTRTNLVGALCALVAVICFSLNDVGIKFLSGDYALHQIVFYRTLVALTTFAIFFLPIYGIRVLRTRRPGAHLLRGLCVVAANTCLFLGLAAMPIADAIAVFFVSPLVITIFSILFLKEAVGPRRWSAIAVGFLGVLIIVKPGTSAFQIAALLPMAAAVLYAVIHIVARRVGGTESAATMAVYIQITFFVACSLIGLGLGDGKFADQDHPSLAFLFRAWGPIDPGDWWILVMLGVSGLLGGFFISQAYRISEAAFAAPFEYVSMPMAIFWGVSVFGTWPDKTAWIGIILILSSGLYMVWRESRAPVSDPKKPRIAR, encoded by the coding sequence ATGACCACCACGCGCACCAACCTTGTTGGCGCGCTTTGTGCTCTGGTTGCCGTGATTTGCTTTTCGCTAAACGATGTCGGGATCAAGTTCTTGTCGGGCGACTATGCCCTGCACCAGATTGTTTTCTACCGAACACTGGTAGCGCTGACGACATTCGCGATCTTTTTCCTGCCAATTTATGGAATCAGAGTTCTGCGCACACGCCGCCCCGGTGCGCATCTGCTCCGCGGGCTTTGTGTGGTCGCCGCCAATACCTGTCTTTTCCTGGGTCTGGCCGCGATGCCCATTGCCGATGCGATTGCAGTCTTCTTCGTGTCACCGCTGGTCATCACCATATTTTCGATCCTGTTTTTGAAAGAGGCCGTCGGGCCCCGTCGCTGGAGCGCCATTGCAGTTGGTTTTCTTGGCGTTCTCATCATCGTGAAACCCGGCACATCCGCGTTTCAGATCGCCGCGCTTTTGCCCATGGCCGCCGCTGTACTTTACGCCGTGATCCATATCGTGGCTCGAAGAGTTGGCGGAACCGAGTCCGCGGCAACCATGGCGGTCTACATTCAAATTACCTTTTTCGTTGCGTGCAGCTTGATTGGTTTGGGACTTGGCGATGGAAAATTCGCAGATCAGGATCACCCGTCTCTGGCCTTTCTTTTCCGGGCCTGGGGGCCGATTGACCCCGGCGATTGGTGGATCCTTGTGATGCTTGGCGTGAGTGGCCTTTTGGGCGGCTTTTTCATCAGCCAGGCCTACCGCATTTCAGAGGCGGCTTTTGCGGCACCATTTGAATATGTCTCGATGCCGATGGCCATCTTCTGGGGCGTGTCAGTGTTCGGGACATGGCCCGACAAGACGGCCTGGATCGGGATCATATTGATCCTCAGCTCCGGGCTTTACATGGTGTGGCGCGAATCCAGAGCGCCGGTCAGCGACCCCAAAAAGCCGCGGATCGCACGCTGA
- a CDS encoding YaiI/YqxD family protein — translation MALYVDADACPVKAEIERVGTRHKAQMYFVSNGGLRMSQNPLVEMVIVPEGPDVADMWIAERAAAGDVVVTGDIPLAAKCIEAGALVLKHNGEMLTEKNVGNVLATRDLMSDLRSADPFRQGGGKSFGKADRSRFLDALERAMRMAGSRT, via the coding sequence ATGGCGCTCTATGTTGATGCTGATGCCTGCCCTGTGAAAGCAGAGATTGAGCGTGTTGGCACACGGCACAAGGCACAGATGTATTTCGTCTCGAACGGCGGGTTGCGCATGTCGCAAAACCCTTTGGTCGAGATGGTGATCGTCCCCGAAGGTCCGGACGTGGCCGATATGTGGATTGCCGAGCGTGCCGCTGCTGGAGATGTGGTTGTGACTGGGGACATCCCGCTTGCCGCCAAGTGCATTGAGGCCGGTGCCTTGGTACTCAAGCACAATGGCGAGATGCTGACCGAGAAAAACGTCGGAAATGTACTGGCCACGCGGGACTTGATGAGCGACCTGCGCTCGGCGGATCCATTTCGACAAGGCGGCGGCAAAAGCTTTGGCAAGGCAGATCGGTCCCGGTTTCTGGATGCTCTGGAACGGGCCATGCGCATGGCGGGTTCACGGACATGA
- the sthA gene encoding Si-specific NAD(P)(+) transhydrogenase, translating to MSHYDLIIIGSGPAGRAAAIQAGKLKRRVLVIDRKDRLGGVSVHTGTIPSKTLRETVLNLSGWRERSFYGRSYRVKDDIEAQDLKVRLHKTLDYEVDLLEHQFNRNHVDTLHGLASFVGPNEIEVATEAGEVTRLSADRFLIATGTKTYRPDDVPFNKRTIVDSDEFLELARIPRSLIVVGAGVIGVEYATMFSTLDVRVTLIEPRETFLDFIDNTLIQDFTHQIRENGVDLRLGSAIQTIEDAGEHVEVTLENGRHVRAEMLLFAAGRMGATEKLNLKVTGLETDHRGRLEVDRKTYQTTVPHIYAAGDVIGRPSLASTSLQQGRIAACHALDTPTLPESPWFPYGIYSVPEISTCGMSEEEMCERGIPYEVGVARFRETSRGHIMGLEHGMLKMLFSLKTRRVLGVQIVGEGATELIHIAQAVLNLKGTVDYFVQNTFNYPTLAEAYKIAGLDAFNRMPIPEEFKVKRSDSSSA from the coding sequence ATGAGCCACTACGATCTCATTATCATCGGCTCTGGTCCCGCAGGTCGTGCAGCCGCCATTCAGGCGGGTAAGCTGAAACGACGTGTGCTTGTCATTGATCGCAAGGATCGCCTGGGCGGAGTGTCAGTACACACCGGGACGATCCCATCCAAGACCCTGCGTGAAACGGTTCTGAACCTGTCCGGCTGGCGCGAACGGAGCTTTTACGGGCGTTCCTATCGGGTGAAAGACGACATTGAAGCGCAGGACCTCAAGGTGCGGCTTCACAAAACGCTCGACTACGAAGTTGACCTGCTGGAGCATCAGTTCAACCGAAACCATGTCGATACGTTGCATGGGCTGGCCAGTTTTGTCGGGCCCAACGAGATCGAAGTGGCCACTGAGGCCGGGGAAGTAACACGGCTTTCGGCAGATCGGTTTTTGATTGCCACGGGCACCAAGACCTATCGGCCCGACGATGTGCCTTTCAACAAACGCACAATCGTTGATAGCGATGAGTTTCTGGAACTGGCGCGAATCCCACGAAGCCTGATTGTGGTGGGTGCCGGTGTCATTGGCGTTGAATACGCGACGATGTTCTCGACGCTGGATGTGCGCGTGACACTTATCGAGCCGCGCGAAACGTTCCTCGATTTCATCGACAACACGCTCATTCAGGACTTTACGCATCAAATCCGGGAAAACGGTGTCGATTTACGGCTTGGCTCGGCTATTCAAACGATTGAGGATGCTGGCGAACATGTCGAAGTGACGTTAGAAAACGGGCGGCATGTGCGTGCAGAGATGTTGCTGTTTGCAGCAGGGCGCATGGGGGCGACCGAGAAACTCAATCTCAAGGTGACAGGGCTTGAAACCGATCATCGCGGACGGCTTGAAGTAGATCGCAAGACATATCAGACGACCGTGCCGCACATCTATGCGGCAGGCGATGTAATCGGGCGGCCCTCGCTTGCGTCAACCTCTTTGCAACAGGGTCGAATTGCAGCCTGTCATGCGCTCGACACACCAACGTTGCCGGAATCGCCATGGTTCCCTTATGGCATCTATTCGGTGCCGGAAATCTCGACCTGTGGCATGTCAGAAGAGGAAATGTGTGAACGCGGGATCCCTTATGAGGTCGGTGTGGCGCGGTTTCGGGAAACGTCACGGGGCCATATAATGGGGCTTGAGCATGGGATGCTGAAGATGTTGTTCTCGCTCAAAACGCGCAGGGTACTCGGCGTACAGATCGTCGGCGAAGGCGCGACGGAGCTGATCCATATCGCGCAAGCGGTGCTGAACCTCAAAGGCACAGTGGATTACTTTGTGCAGAACACCTTCAACTATCCGACCCTTGCCGAGGCCTACAAGATTGCTGGGTTGGACGCGTTCAACAGGATGCCAATTCCAGAAGAGTTCAAGGTCAAACGCTCTGACTCTTCGAGCGCGTAA
- the fghA gene encoding S-formylglutathione hydrolase translates to METVSENACFGGVQGVYSHSSKSCACDMTFGLFLPEEAQSGPVPVLWYLSGLTCTHENAMVKAGAQQWAAEQGIALIFPDTSPRGEGVADDDAYDLGQGAGFYVNATQQPWAPHFQMWDYVAEELPALVFKEFSLEPELQAITGHSMGGHGALTLAMGLPGRFKSVSAFSPISNPTKGDWGRKQLSAYLGEDESKWAAHDATLMMQEHGFAGPVLTDTGTKDQFVDLLMPDSLAQACAARRQVSTLRMQPGYDHSYFFVSTFMEDHVAFHAEALYGG, encoded by the coding sequence ATGGAAACAGTTTCGGAAAACGCCTGTTTTGGCGGCGTTCAGGGGGTTTATTCACACAGTTCAAAATCCTGCGCCTGTGACATGACCTTTGGCTTGTTCCTTCCTGAAGAGGCGCAATCCGGTCCGGTGCCGGTGCTGTGGTATCTCTCTGGTCTGACCTGCACGCATGAGAATGCGATGGTGAAGGCCGGGGCGCAACAATGGGCGGCGGAACAGGGCATTGCACTGATCTTTCCTGACACTTCGCCTCGCGGAGAAGGGGTGGCAGATGACGACGCCTATGATCTCGGGCAAGGCGCAGGATTTTATGTGAATGCCACGCAACAGCCCTGGGCGCCGCATTTCCAGATGTGGGACTATGTGGCCGAGGAATTGCCGGCGCTGGTGTTCAAGGAGTTCTCACTGGAGCCAGAGCTACAAGCCATAACAGGACATTCTATGGGCGGCCACGGCGCTTTGACATTGGCTATGGGTCTGCCTGGACGATTTAAGTCGGTGTCGGCGTTTTCACCAATCTCAAACCCCACCAAAGGCGATTGGGGGCGCAAGCAGCTAAGCGCCTATTTAGGTGAAGATGAAAGCAAATGGGCCGCACATGACGCGACATTGATGATGCAAGAGCATGGCTTTGCCGGCCCAGTTCTGACCGACACGGGCACCAAGGACCAATTTGTCGACCTGCTTATGCCCGACAGCCTCGCCCAGGCCTGCGCCGCACGGCGGCAGGTGTCGACGCTCAGGATGCAGCCGGGATATGATCACAGCTACTTCTTTGTTTCGACCTTCATGGAAGACCACGTCGCCTTCCACGCCGAAGCGCTCTATGGCGGGTGA
- a CDS encoding nitroreductase family protein: MTSETSYRPLPLADRRDLTDAEGLVDVRQYLDLMRTRHSIRDYSNRPVPQEIITTAIAAAGTAPSGANQQPWFFAAISDPELKAQIREAAEAEEEKFYSGRAGDAWLAALEPIGTGVEKPHLTQAPWLIVIFAQRYGVAPDGTRQKHYYVPESVGIATGILITALHAAGLYCLTHTPNPMGFLNQTLDRPEHEKPVMILAVGHATEDATVPAAANIKKPLEEIMALYQAQTSEKDT; this comes from the coding sequence ATGACAAGCGAAACATCATATCGTCCGCTTCCCCTGGCCGACAGGCGTGACCTGACAGATGCCGAGGGTCTCGTCGATGTGAGACAATACCTCGACCTGATGCGCACACGGCACAGCATTCGCGACTATTCGAACCGGCCTGTGCCTCAAGAGATCATCACCACCGCAATTGCCGCTGCTGGCACGGCACCGTCAGGGGCCAATCAACAACCGTGGTTTTTCGCGGCAATCTCGGACCCTGAGTTGAAGGCGCAGATACGCGAAGCCGCGGAAGCAGAGGAAGAGAAGTTCTATTCGGGGCGCGCCGGAGACGCATGGCTTGCAGCGTTGGAGCCAATTGGCACGGGCGTGGAAAAACCACATTTGACCCAAGCGCCCTGGCTTATCGTGATTTTTGCCCAACGTTACGGCGTGGCACCGGATGGGACGCGGCAAAAGCACTATTATGTGCCGGAAAGCGTGGGCATTGCCACGGGCATTCTGATTACGGCCTTGCATGCAGCCGGGCTTTACTGCCTGACACATACGCCCAACCCGATGGGATTCCTCAATCAGACGCTGGATCGGCCCGAGCATGAAAAACCGGTAATGATTTTGGCGGTTGGACACGCGACTGAGGATGCTACGGTGCCCGCGGCGGCAAATATCAAAAAGCCGCTGGAAGAGATCATGGCGCTTTATCAAGCCCAGACCAGTGAGAAGGACACATAG
- a CDS encoding AEC family transporter, with the protein MLAIFIQTLPFFLLIGLGYGAGRTKFFSEEATAYLTKFVFYFALSAMLFKFSANLSISEIFDWRFVMAYFWGTAFVYGIVTLVALMRRLPAEEAAFEAQCGVIGNVGFLGVPMLTLLMGPEAIGPVMLVLAVDLIFFGSLIVIIITGSRDGRMSLGILRSVGIGLLKNPMIVSIVLGLTWSALSIPIPTVMNDFLSLLGGAATPGALFAIGASLATKSAERPIVAGWLSVNKLVLHPAFVAFSALILFPVEPYAAAVMIATASLPVAGNVYILAQHYGVAPQRVSASILISTAVAVVTVSLVIGWANGLY; encoded by the coding sequence ATGCTCGCCATTTTCATCCAGACCCTTCCCTTTTTCCTGTTGATCGGGCTGGGATATGGCGCAGGCCGCACCAAATTCTTCAGCGAAGAGGCGACGGCCTATCTGACGAAGTTTGTCTTTTACTTCGCCCTCTCTGCCATGCTGTTCAAGTTTTCTGCGAACTTGTCGATATCAGAGATCTTCGACTGGCGGTTTGTCATGGCCTATTTCTGGGGCACGGCCTTTGTCTATGGCATCGTAACACTGGTCGCGTTGATGCGCCGCCTGCCCGCAGAAGAAGCGGCGTTTGAGGCGCAATGCGGTGTGATTGGAAACGTTGGGTTCCTAGGCGTGCCCATGCTTACTCTGCTGATGGGACCAGAGGCGATTGGTCCGGTCATGCTGGTCCTTGCGGTCGACTTGATCTTTTTCGGATCGTTAATCGTCATCATAATCACCGGATCACGCGACGGGCGGATGAGCCTTGGCATCCTGCGATCCGTTGGGATCGGTCTGTTGAAAAACCCGATGATTGTATCAATTGTCCTGGGCCTGACCTGGTCGGCACTAAGCATTCCAATCCCAACAGTGATGAACGACTTCCTGTCGCTACTTGGAGGAGCCGCCACACCCGGCGCGCTTTTTGCCATCGGGGCATCCTTGGCGACAAAATCTGCCGAACGGCCCATCGTTGCCGGCTGGCTTTCCGTCAACAAACTGGTGCTTCACCCGGCCTTCGTCGCATTCTCCGCGCTCATCCTGTTCCCGGTTGAGCCCTACGCCGCCGCGGTCATGATTGCCACCGCATCGCTGCCAGTGGCGGGCAATGTCTACATCCTCGCACAGCACTATGGCGTTGCTCCGCAACGCGTGTCGGCATCGATCCTGATCTCAACGGCTGTTGCTGTTGTGACGGTTTCGCTCGTGATCGGCTGGGCCAACGGGCTTTACTAG
- the mbfA gene encoding iron exporter MbfA, with protein MIPGVASRRRFSDLTEQEVLALAISSEEDDARIYRSYAEMLRDDFPDTAKVFDGMAKEEDTHRQRLIDLHVDRFGDVIPLIRREHVAGYYARRPVWLVENLGLERIREEAEAMERDAERFYLKAAQNTQDAATRRLLGDLAAAEAGHQNRAGELEKEHLDAESRDNEDSTAKRQFILTWVQPGLAGLMDGSVSTLAPIFATAFATQDTWTTFLVGLAASVGAGISMGFTEAASDDGELSGRGSPIKRGFASGIMTTIGGLGHALPYLIPDFWTATIIAIIVVFIELWAIAWIQNKFMETPFFRAAFQVVLGGALVFAAGVLIGSG; from the coding sequence ATGATACCTGGTGTTGCCTCGCGCCGTCGGTTTTCCGACCTGACCGAACAAGAAGTCCTCGCTTTGGCGATTTCATCCGAAGAAGACGACGCGCGCATTTATCGCTCATACGCCGAAATGCTGCGTGACGACTTCCCGGACACGGCCAAGGTCTTTGACGGCATGGCCAAAGAAGAGGACACGCATCGACAGAGGCTGATTGACCTGCATGTTGATCGTTTCGGCGATGTGATCCCGCTGATCCGGCGCGAACATGTGGCGGGTTACTATGCGCGGCGACCAGTGTGGCTGGTGGAAAATCTCGGTTTGGAGCGCATTCGCGAAGAAGCCGAAGCGATGGAGCGTGACGCAGAGCGGTTTTATCTCAAAGCCGCCCAAAACACTCAGGATGCCGCGACGCGCAGGCTCTTGGGTGATCTCGCTGCGGCCGAAGCCGGCCACCAAAACCGGGCCGGTGAGTTGGAGAAAGAACACCTCGACGCAGAGTCGCGAGACAATGAAGACAGCACAGCCAAGCGCCAATTCATCCTGACATGGGTGCAACCGGGGCTAGCGGGGCTGATGGACGGCTCAGTCTCAACCCTGGCGCCGATCTTTGCCACGGCCTTTGCGACACAGGACACATGGACCACATTCCTCGTTGGCCTGGCCGCCTCCGTCGGCGCAGGCATTTCCATGGGTTTCACCGAAGCGGCCAGCGATGATGGCGAACTCTCTGGACGCGGCAGTCCGATCAAGCGTGGCTTTGCGTCGGGCATCATGACCACCATTGGCGGGCTGGGTCACGCCTTGCCCTATCTTATCCCGGACTTCTGGACGGCGACGATTATCGCGATCATCGTGGTGTTTATTGAACTTTGGGCCATCGCCTGGATTCAGAACAAATTCATGGAAACGCCTTTCTTTCGAGCGGCCTTTCAGGTGGTTCTTGGTGGCGCATTGGTGTTCGCGGCGGGGGTTCTGATCGGCAGCGGCTAG
- a CDS encoding TetR/AcrR family transcriptional regulator gives MIAMAAEIKRGRKFDQVLEGARQIFMRDGFEGASVDDIARAAGVSKATLYSYFPDKRILFSEVARVECNRQAEEALQVMAPDMSLEDVLKEAATRIVSFFLSEFGLQVYRICVSESYRFPELGQRFYDSGPALLRNRLQQVLQPYLDSGDLVIDDMELASAQFGELCKSDLFVRCLCGVECDKSEVQIERVVNGAVEMFLARYAAKTSR, from the coding sequence ATGATCGCCATGGCCGCGGAAATTAAGAGAGGTCGTAAATTCGATCAGGTCCTCGAAGGGGCACGACAGATTTTCATGCGAGATGGGTTCGAAGGGGCGAGTGTCGATGACATTGCCCGTGCCGCTGGCGTTTCAAAGGCCACGCTTTACAGCTACTTCCCTGACAAACGCATTCTGTTCTCCGAAGTGGCTCGCGTGGAATGCAATCGCCAGGCGGAAGAAGCGCTTCAGGTGATGGCACCCGACATGTCCCTTGAGGATGTTCTCAAGGAAGCCGCCACACGCATCGTCAGCTTCTTTCTGTCGGAATTCGGGCTTCAGGTTTATCGTATCTGCGTGTCGGAATCCTATCGGTTTCCTGAATTGGGCCAGCGGTTTTATGACTCTGGCCCGGCCTTGTTGCGCAACCGACTTCAACAGGTGCTTCAGCCCTATCTTGACTCAGGCGACCTCGTCATCGACGACATGGAGCTTGCCTCGGCGCAATTCGGTGAGCTGTGCAAGAGTGATCTCTTTGTGCGGTGCTTGTGTGGCGTGGAATGCGACAAGTCGGAAGTTCAGATTGAGCGCGTGGTCAATGGTGCCGTCGAGATGTTTTTGGCACGCTATGCCGCCAAGACAAGCCGTTAA
- a CDS encoding amino acid aminotransferase, producing MFELLKEQPKDKILALVQTFREDKRPGKIDLGVGVYKDAEGRTPIMRAVKKAEQLWWNAEETKAYVGLAGDPAFSDAMIDLVLGDAVPRDNVAAVATPGGTGAVRQAFELIQMANPNARVFVSDPTWPNHLSILKHLGMEVVLYRYFDSESGSVDFNGMLEDLGGMRPGDVALLHGCCHNPTGANLTMPEWDAVIALLNDKGAVPMIDIAYQGFGEGLEADAAGTRAVVKGCPEVLIAASCSKNFGIYRERTGILMAVHHDAARKALTQANLAHLNRQNYSFPPDHGARLVTLVLGDATLRADWEAELEAVRQGMLDLRTQLASELQRLSGSDRFGFVAQHRGMFSRLGLSPEKVEELRRDHAIYMIGDSRINIAGLNAQTVPILAKAIVEVGA from the coding sequence ATGTTCGAACTGTTGAAAGAACAGCCCAAGGATAAAATCTTGGCGCTGGTGCAGACGTTTCGTGAGGATAAGCGCCCTGGTAAAATCGACCTCGGCGTGGGTGTTTACAAGGACGCCGAAGGACGCACACCGATCATGCGCGCGGTCAAGAAAGCCGAGCAGCTTTGGTGGAACGCCGAAGAGACAAAGGCCTATGTAGGCCTCGCTGGTGATCCAGCCTTTTCGGACGCAATGATTGATCTGGTACTTGGCGATGCGGTGCCGCGTGACAATGTCGCCGCCGTGGCCACGCCGGGTGGCACCGGGGCTGTCCGCCAAGCCTTTGAGTTGATCCAGATGGCCAACCCTAACGCGCGGGTGTTCGTATCTGACCCCACCTGGCCCAACCACCTCAGCATCCTGAAGCATCTGGGTATGGAAGTCGTCCTCTATCGTTATTTTGACAGCGAAAGCGGCAGTGTTGATTTCAATGGAATGCTTGAGGACCTGGGCGGCATGCGCCCCGGTGATGTCGCGCTCTTGCACGGCTGTTGCCACAACCCCACCGGTGCCAACCTGACCATGCCAGAATGGGATGCGGTGATCGCGCTTTTGAATGACAAGGGCGCCGTGCCGATGATCGACATCGCCTATCAGGGGTTTGGCGAAGGGCTTGAGGCCGACGCGGCGGGCACACGCGCGGTTGTGAAAGGCTGTCCCGAAGTTCTGATCGCGGCCAGCTGTTCCAAGAACTTTGGGATTTATCGTGAACGGACCGGCATCTTGATGGCCGTACACCACGATGCCGCGCGCAAGGCGCTTACGCAGGCCAACCTGGCGCATCTCAACCGCCAGAACTACTCCTTCCCGCCGGATCATGGCGCGCGGCTCGTGACCCTTGTTCTGGGCGATGCGACGCTACGCGCGGACTGGGAGGCAGAACTTGAAGCAGTACGCCAAGGAATGCTTGATCTGCGCACGCAACTGGCCAGCGAACTTCAACGTTTGTCCGGCTCAGACCGGTTCGGCTTTGTCGCACAGCACCGGGGCATGTTTTCACGATTGGGTTTGTCACCGGAGAAGGTGGAAGAACTACGCCGGGATCACGCGATTTACATGATTGGCGACAGCCGGATCAACATTGCAGGACTCAATGCACAAACAGTTCCGATTTTGGCGAAAGCGATTGTCGAGGTGGGTGCTTAA
- the sseA gene encoding 3-mercaptopyruvate sulfurtransferase — MAQDDPKTLVSTDWLADHLKDPDLRVLDGTYFMPAEGRDAKAEYEAAHIPGARFFDIEDIADNRSDMPHMAPPVEKFMSRLRQMGVGDGHQVVVYDTHGLFSAARVWWMFRLMGQDNIAVLDGGFPKWLAEDRPAEDLPPLVRDRHMTVRRRAEMVKDVTQVSAASKLQDYTILDARSPGRFTGSEPEPREGMRSGHIPNSRNVHYKTLLNGDNTMKSPDELRAVFDAAGADLSKPVITSCGSGVTAAIINLALERIGKSDHALYDGSWTEWGAFPTVPVATGDV; from the coding sequence ATGGCACAGGACGATCCCAAGACCCTTGTTTCCACCGACTGGTTGGCAGACCACCTGAAAGACCCGGATTTGAGGGTGCTTGATGGGACGTACTTCATGCCTGCCGAGGGGCGTGATGCGAAGGCCGAGTATGAAGCCGCTCATATTCCCGGCGCGCGGTTTTTTGATATCGAAGACATCGCCGACAACCGTTCGGATATGCCCCACATGGCCCCGCCGGTTGAGAAATTCATGTCCCGCCTGCGCCAGATGGGCGTTGGTGACGGGCATCAGGTCGTGGTCTATGACACGCATGGTTTGTTCTCGGCAGCGCGCGTGTGGTGGATGTTCCGCCTGATGGGACAGGACAACATCGCCGTGCTGGACGGCGGATTCCCAAAGTGGCTGGCCGAAGATCGCCCGGCGGAGGATTTACCACCACTTGTCCGGGACAGGCACATGACGGTGCGACGCCGCGCTGAGATGGTCAAAGATGTGACGCAGGTTTCGGCCGCCTCCAAGTTGCAGGACTACACAATTCTGGACGCCCGCTCGCCGGGTCGGTTCACCGGATCAGAACCGGAGCCGCGCGAAGGCATGCGCAGCGGGCATATCCCGAACTCGCGCAACGTTCATTACAAGACCTTGCTCAATGGCGACAACACGATGAAATCGCCCGATGAGTTGCGTGCGGTTTTCGATGCTGCCGGGGCTGATCTGTCCAAGCCGGTGATCACCAGCTGTGGCTCCGGCGTGACTGCGGCTATCATCAATCTGGCGTTGGAACGGATCGGCAAGTCCGATCATGCGCTCTATGACGGGTCCTGGACTGAATGGGGCGCGTTCCCGACTGTTCCCGTTGCCACTGGAGACGTTTGA
- the smpB gene encoding SsrA-binding protein SmpB, translating into MAKPKDNPNYKVVAENRRARYDYAIEDDLECGIILEGSEVKSLRQNTSNIAESYAAVEDGELWLVNSYIAPYEQAKTFGHEERRRRKLLVSRKELSRLWNETQRKGMTLVPLVLYFNDRGIAKMKIGIAKGKKNYDKRATDAKRDWGRQKQRLLRHGE; encoded by the coding sequence ATGGCCAAGCCAAAGGACAATCCGAACTACAAAGTCGTCGCCGAGAACCGGCGCGCACGGTATGATTATGCCATTGAGGATGACCTGGAATGCGGGATCATTCTGGAAGGTTCCGAGGTTAAATCCCTGCGCCAGAACACCTCCAACATCGCCGAAAGCTATGCGGCGGTCGAGGACGGTGAACTGTGGTTGGTGAACTCCTACATCGCGCCTTATGAGCAGGCCAAGACTTTCGGCCATGAGGAGCGGCGGCGGCGTAAGCTTCTGGTTTCACGTAAAGAATTGTCCCGTCTATGGAATGAAACTCAGCGCAAAGGCATGACGCTTGTGCCATTGGTGCTCTATTTCAATGACCGCGGCATCGCCAAAATGAAGATCGGTATCGCCAAAGGTAAGAAGAATTACGACAAACGTGCCACAGACGCCAAGCGCGATTGGGGACGCCAGAAACAGAGGCTTTTGCGCCACGGCGAGTAA
- a CDS encoding LysE family translocator, with amino-acid sequence MQDISIYLPSILLAYSAFFVGIASPGPNILAIMGTSMSVGRRSGIALALGVATGSFTWAVLTVVGLSALLATYATALVAIKIFGGLYLLWLAYKSFKSAMAKHDIEARQLAGGTRTPVGYLTRGYVIQMTNPKAALAWIAIISLGLQQDAPLWVGTVIVLGTFALSVVIHVTYAVAFSTPVMVRLYGRARRGIQTVLGCFFAFAGLKLLTSRT; translated from the coding sequence ATGCAAGACATCTCTATCTATCTTCCCAGTATCCTGCTCGCCTATTCGGCATTCTTCGTTGGCATCGCCAGCCCCGGACCAAATATCCTGGCCATTATGGGAACCTCTATGAGCGTGGGGCGCAGATCGGGCATCGCTCTCGCCCTTGGTGTGGCCACTGGGTCTTTCACCTGGGCCGTGCTGACGGTTGTTGGTCTCTCTGCGCTTTTGGCCACCTATGCCACCGCGCTGGTGGCAATCAAAATCTTCGGCGGGCTTTACCTGCTCTGGCTGGCCTACAAGTCGTTCAAATCCGCCATGGCTAAGCACGACATCGAGGCACGCCAACTCGCTGGGGGAACGCGTACGCCAGTGGGCTACCTTACCCGCGGCTACGTCATTCAGATGACCAATCCCAAGGCGGCGCTGGCCTGGATAGCGATCATCTCGCTGGGCTTGCAACAGGACGCGCCGCTCTGGGTCGGAACCGTGATCGTCTTGGGCACATTCGCGCTCTCAGTCGTCATCCACGTGACCTACGCCGTTGCGTTCTCCACGCCAGTGATGGTGCGCCTCTATGGCCGGGCACGGCGCGGCATCCAAACCGTGCTGGGGTGTTTTTTCGCTTTTGCCGGTCTGAAGCTTCTGACCTCACGAACATAG